The proteins below are encoded in one region of Passer domesticus isolate bPasDom1 chromosome 22, bPasDom1.hap1, whole genome shotgun sequence:
- the ALPL gene encoding alkaline phosphatase, tissue-nonspecific isozyme yields the protein MKALFILLLAQLCSASLVPEREKDPEYWRRQAQETLRNALRLQRLNQNVAKNLILFLGDGMGVSTVTAARILKGQLHGQGEESLLEMDKFPFVALAKTYNTNAQVPDSAGTATAYLCGVKANEGTLGVSAGVTRDRCNTTKGQEVTSILRWAKEAGKAVGIVTTTRVTHATPSAAYAHSANRDWYSDGEMPPDALEGGCKDIARQLVENIPDIEVILGGGRKYMYSKNVSDVEYPHEEKQRGTRLDGRNLIQAWQEAKPHGKVAKYVWHRRELLALNLSRVDFLLGLFEPGDMMYELDRNNDTDPSLSEMVSVAIRMLQKNPRGFFLLVEGGRIDHGHHEGKAKQALHEAVELDRAIGLATRLTSTQDTLSVVTADHSHVFTFGGYTPRGNPIFGLAPMQSDVDRKPFTSILYGNGPGYKIVAGERENVSAVDFAHADYQAQSAVPLRQETHGGEDVAVFARGPMAHLLHGVHEQNYIPHAMAYAACIGSNRGHCNAAARPATPLLLPFLGLLLLLLC from the exons ATGAAGGCTCTGTTCATCCTCCTCCTCGCCCAGCTCTGCTCGGCATCGCTGGTCCCAG agagggagaaggacCCCGAGTACTGGCGGCGGCAGGCGCAGGAGACCCTGCGGAACGCGCTGCGGCTGCAGCGCCTCAACCAGAACGTGGCCAAGAACCTCATCCTCTTCCTGGGGGACG GAATGGGCGTCTCCACGGTCACGGCCGCCCGCATCCTCAAAGGGCAGCTGCACGGGCAGGGCGAGGAGAGCCTGCTGGAGATGGACAAGTTCCCCTTCGTGGCCCTGGCCAAG ACCTACAACACCAACGCCCAGGTGCCTGACAGCGCGGGCACGGCCACTGCCTACCTCTGCGGTGTCAAAGCCAacgaggggacactgggggtcAGCGCCGGTGTCACCCGGGACCGCTGCAACACCACCAAGGGCCAGGAGGTGACCTCCATCCTCCGCTGGGCCAAGGAGGCAG GCAAGGCCGTGGGCATCGTCACCACCACGCGCGTGACCCACGCCACGCCCAGCGCTGCCTACGCCCACTCTGCCAACCGCGACTGGTACTCGGATGGAGAGATGCCCCCAGACGCCCTGGAGGGGGGCTGCAAGGACATCGCCCGGCAGCTGGTGGAGAACATCCCTGACATCGAG GTCATCCTGGGTGGAGGGCGGAAATATATGTACTCCAAAAATGTCAGTGATGTGGAGTATCCCCACGAGGAGAAGCAGCGGGGCACCCGCCTGGACGGCAGGAACCTCATCCAGGCGTGGCAGGAGGCCAAGCCCCACGGCAAG gttgCTAAGTACGTGTGGCACCGgcgggagctgctggcactcaACCTCAGCCGCGTGGACTTCCTGCTGG gcctcTTCGAGCCAGGGGACATGATGTACGAGCTGGACAGGAACAACGACACAGACCCGTCCCTCAGCGAGATGGTGTCCGTGGCCATCAGGATGCTCCAGAAAAATCCACGAGGGTTCTTCCTCCTGGTTGAAG GCGGCCGCATCGACCACGGGCACCACGAGGGGAAGGCAAAGCAGGCGCTGCACGAGGCGGTGGAGCTGGACAGGGCCATCGGGCTGGCCACGCGCCTCACGTCCACCCAGGACACGCTCAGCGTCGTCACCGCCGACCACTCGCACGTCTTCACCTTCGGCGGCTACACCCCCCGCGGGAACCCCATCTTTG GTCTGGCCCCGATGCAGAGCGACGTGGACCGCAAACCCTTCACCTCCATCCTCTACGGCAACGGCCCCGGCTATAAAATCGTGGCGGGCGAGCGAGAAAACGTCTCTGCCGTGGATTTCG cacACGCCGACTACCAGGCGCAGTCGGCCGTGCCGCTGCGGCAGGAGACCCACGGCGGCGAGGACGTGGCCGTGTTTGCCCGCGGGCCCATGGCCCACCTGCTGCACGGGGTCCACGAGCAGAACTACATCCCCCACGCCATGGCTTACGCCGCCTGCATCGGCTCCAACCGAGGCCACTGCaacgccgccgcccgccccgccacccccctgctcctgcccttcctcggcctcctcctcctcctcctctgctaa